gccccctatcccaaacaggtttaaacaaactaaatatgcttctctgtATCTCTGCTCAAATCTGGGTAAAATATTTAAAGGAATTtcagtcttattcagtacatttagttattgcttgcttttctaaagtctaccaaccttaGCAGCAGGCATGCCATCTAAAATAGTTAGACCAGCCAGCTACTGgctgtgtttttgtgacttggctctgacctaacataatcatatgttgttctttcactgtaaagccttttttaaatcggacatgatgggtagaatAACAAGAAGTTtctctttcatttgctgtattggacttgttaatgtgtgaaagttacatatttaaaaaaatatatttctgaaattcgcacgctgccttttcagcggaatgttgtcgaggggttccgctagagGAACGCCTGCgctagaaatgttttaaaaaagAACCAccatacagacagctcaagaggaaTGCTTAGATATCCAGAAAAATAAACACATTAAGGATAATGATTGTGGCTTTAGATTCCAGGAAAAAGCTTTCAGGTGTTTGAGAAATGCAGAATTATCCAACTTCCCAACAAGGGACCTAGCCCCTCTCCGGACCAACCCCCAGCCGTCCTCACGTACATTGTACCCCCTCTGATTTTTGGAGTGCATGAcgcccctgtgtgtgtttgtgtgtatgtaaagGGGACAATATTAACATGATATTGTAGGAAAATAACTCCAAAGACCACAGGGGGTAGCTGTGCAGCTGTACGAGCTGAGAGGAGTTgggatctgacacacacacacacacacacacacacacattgtggaaagagaggaagagtctAGGGAGATAAAAAGTTatgtgtgttgtgtttcactTTCATTCTGTTTTGTTATTTTCGCTTCTTTGATTCCTTTTCTCCCCTGTCCTGCTGTATTgaactatttgtgtgtgtgtgatgtgtgtgtgtgtgtgatgtgatgtgagagtgtgtgtgttcagaataCAGATTCCACTAAACAATGTTCTTCTAAACCTCACCCAACCTCAGGGCTAAACAGTCTCCCAGACAGGCCAGGTTTCTGCTGCTTACTgatctctatgtgtctctgtagACACTGTTTGGGTGTAAACCCCACATAGAGATCACACATAGAGATCACACATCACAAACATACACCAGGGCTGGGCGGGCTCTCCTGGGACTCAGCACCTCATTGGTCATTTGTGGATTATTGATCCACCAAATAGTCCTGCCCCCAGGTCGAACGTAATGTCCATTAGTCAGTAACAGTGTATAGGTTACCGTGACAACACGATCACCTGGTTTACCCTCTCCGGTGCCCAGGCTGTTTATTCATGTGATTATAATACTCTGATCCTATATTACACATCACtgcatctatctctctctttaggtTGTAGTGGAGCCCTAGCCAAGAAATATGTGTTGACGTACCCAGAATGCAGTTGACGATCTTTGAAATCCAGAGAACGCTTTGTTACCGTCGACAACCAATCAATGACCTCAGACAAAGCGATGGGAGGAGCCCGTAACAAGTTCTATCCTAAGTTATCTTTGTCATTGACTGACAGCATTGTATGTATAGTGGACTTTTTCAAAGACGAGTTGCTAGAAGCTGACCTCTACATTCTGGCGAGAATCCTTCATGACTGGAAGGACACACAGCATAGAACTACTGAGAAGTCTACAGGGCCTGCAAACCAACTATACACACCctcttccatccccctctctctccttcagtcatTCTCTCTGATGAGAAAGATCAGATGCGATTTGACTCTCCTTACTCTTCCGCACCCCCCTTCTTCGCCTTGGGTGACTGTGTCAACAAAAGCATCCTGTCAGACAAGCCCacaaatacatacatacacacacacgcacttacacacgcacacaatctCTGGCCTTTGAGAGCTCTGCTGTAGCCATAAGCTTGCTAcataacacactcacacatttgcaagtacataacacacacacacacatattctgcATAACAATGAAGATATTGTTTAACCTTCAGCTCAACCTTCTGCTAGAAACAAACAGCAAGCAGCAGTCTGGGTATGACAACTGTCATGACTGACCATGAGAATCCAAAAAGGTCAGATCAGGTTTGCAATTAATCATTTCAATCAGACCCCCTCTTAACTGTAGAGGGGGAAGGAAAGAACTAGTGGGGATTAACAACTCACGTCCTGTTGTAAATGAACAGCTTACAGCTccccccctactttgtgcaatttccgcctgaagacatacccacatctaacagcctgtagctcaggcacagaaccaaggatatgcatattcttggtaccatttgaaaggaaacactctgaagtttgtgtacatgtgaattgaatgtaggagaatataacacaatagatctggtttagataaaacaatgaaGAAAACCATAcgatttttattgttgtatcatcatctttaaaatgaacaagataaaacaaacgttcagataggatgatggggacaatttcagtgaaaaatataagagggcaTCAGTACTtatgcaaagtttcagaatgatcacttccaaaatgagtgtgctacatgacatttatcatgaagtcacccaggtgtcccacacaagtagcccaaatgtacccaagtggccaaaatggtgaaggtatacattttgaaacaaataactatatacaaaataccaaaatggtattctaacccCCCCCCAAGAATTGAGGgaaaaaaatggggggggggggggatatatacatttacaaaataacatgggtaactatttacacactttcaatatttggaagaccctcagtcctctatcaaatcaaatcaatttatatagccccagcctaaaaccccaaacagcaagcaatgcaggtgtagaagcacggtggctaggtaaaactccctagaaaggcaaaaacctaggaagagaggaaccaggttatgaggggtggccagtcctcttctggctgtgccgggtggagatcacagtggttgtagagggtacaacaggacagcacctcaagagtaaaaatgaacagtttagggttccatagtcacaggcagaacagttgaaactgaaacagcggcaaggccaggtggactggggaccgcaaggagtcatcatgtcaggtagtccttacgcatggtcctagggctcaggtcctccgagagagagaaagagagaattagagagagcatacttaaattcacacaggacaccggataagactcccattcggagtcagtgtcactgtgaaagaaaatgttcagttagaatagtttcacatatgagccctgtatcaacaggtataataaacagatatatatagagagttgaaggttgaatatattaggttgaatatattattataacctgctagatctactgtctcttttatattatgacatttcagctagatctactctctctattatattatgacagaccagctagatctactgtctttattatattacaacagaccagctgtatctactgtctccatttcactttggccattgatgtgttcctgccctctcctcaacagcctcaaataggctatttcatgtgggttggggtggggcggcagacacacatctcacatttcatgacattacatgtttatatattgcttctaaaatgtaaaaaaaaatcacaaataatattttatatgattaatttcaaacaagggcattagcatgataagaacttaccagtccaaaacgatgtcctctctcgttcaaaaaatattcctccacaatcgctaaatgaatcggcctacaacaatctctgtctcaccttcccaatcaatttattctaaaattgtgtgaacatctgtatatctagacttagatttagctttccctgacttagagccaataatgattgatatataaacagctgaatctgtgcgttcaccaaacaatgcagtgcgtaatatgtgcttctccttccggtatgaaacttcaatagcgaatgactcACTTTACGctggagtttactacatgggttggtcttacaacacataaacatggcgtattgccgtttagctcaactcattggctatctacccagctagatttcaagacaatcagtggtcattggtttaaaagacagtcaatcaatgaaacagcgggcaaatcattggtgcacagtgatgtcattacttgttgtcttcaaatcagttTATTTCAGTCAATACAtcccgcgaaatggcccatctggggcctgttgcacaaaagtagaattaagacatccgggataaatgactcagctgagctcaatgaagccaaaacatgtgcgtccaggcttaattggttgcacaaagaccaagccaggatgagcagacacggattcattaagccaggtgaaaccaatcctggataggtgcgcgctcacggctcactcaaatagaccccgccacagatcacagattaactgatttaccatggcaactagagccgcgtacttttccccgtcggaagcacaaatcctcatggaggcatacgaggaggtaaaagatataattaagaagaaaggcaacaccgccacagtgataaagcaaagagaaaaagcgtggcaaagtattgcagaccgcctgaatgcgtaagtagtgcacaattacacactcaccgctccgctgaaacatcacaattacaattgaaatatttaattcacatctccagaaatgcagttgtactgtaattatgaaacggttaaatttttaattgaaatgcactgcagatatgagtgaaattgtgtaaagtaactccatcacactgtataaagctatgataaattttttgatatttttactgaaaacaagacaaaaataccaagtaattttttgcagtgtgactccattaaatgtgtgtgtgtgtgtgtgtgtgtgtgtgtgtgtgtagattaaacatgaacgggccaaaacggacatggcagcaggtcaaaatcaaatacaagaacattctgcagaatggtatggtccctgactaatatttaacaaagcacaagcatatattgtatccagaaggtgcctgctcacacattgtctgtactgttttagcagtgaaaaagaatacccacagacaaggcacgggtggtgg
Above is a genomic segment from Oncorhynchus nerka isolate Pitt River linkage group LG1, Oner_Uvic_2.0, whole genome shotgun sequence containing:
- the LOC115109521 gene encoding acetylserotonin O-methyltransferase-like; protein product: MDCKILDYMEGFLVSKTLFTVCEMGLFDLLASSRLSGTEKLYLTRSIHYSSKTIYLCWHYLIDAVREGSNQYEKAFGVKVDDLFEAMYRERFVTVDNQSMTSDKAMGGARNKFYPKLSLSLTDSIVCIVDFFKDELLEADLYILARILHDWKDTQHRTTEKSTGPANQLYTPSSIPLSLLQSFSLMRKIRCDLTLLTLPHPPSSPWVTVSTKASCQTSPQIHTYTHTHLHTHTISGL